One window from the genome of Salvelinus fontinalis isolate EN_2023a chromosome 3, ASM2944872v1, whole genome shotgun sequence encodes:
- the LOC129847549 gene encoding uncharacterized protein LOC129847549 — protein MQKSPRPTFVNLILKRLEELNIPFEDCRGQSYDNGANMRGTNKGIQAKLLEINPRALFVPCGAHTLNLVVADAVKSSVDATGYFGILHKLYTLFSASTQPWAIHVDITLKIWTETRWQSKVKSVEPLRYKTAAVREALIEVRDQTKDPVIKIEAQSLSEKVGSYCFSICTVVWHDILRQIQHVSKLMQSLSMHVDVAVSLLRKTERSQQLQGNRLYDCTNVSQGYCEGMNVEAVLQEKGLRSTKRHFSYGSFDEPLSDVLKKLEVTFFNVIVDVATSALQERFSTLENVGEKFGVLSTFQSLSNEELTEQCEALSVTLHYKKHSDLDGRELAQELKNLPDLPSKTMTLLELLILIHERKLSELYPHL, from the coding sequence ATGCAGAAGAGTCCACGGCCAACATTTGTCAATCTGATTCTCAAAAGATTAGAGGAGCTAAACATTCCTTTTGAGGACTGTAGAGGACAGTCTTACGATAATGGGGCCAACATGAGAGGCACAAATAAAGGTATCCAAGCCAAACTCCTGGAAATTAATCCAAGAGCTCTATTTGTGCCATGTGGGGCTcacacattgaacctggttgtggCTGATGCTGTTAAAAGTTCTGTCGATGCCACAGGTTACTTTGGCATCTTACACAAACTGTACACCTTGTTCTCAGCCTCCACACAGCCATGGGCCATCCATGTGGACATCACTTTGAAGATATGGACTGAGACAAGGTGGCAGAGTAAAGTTAAGAGTGTCGAGCCACTGAGGTATAAGACAGCAGCGGTGAGAGAGGCACTGATTGAGGTGAGGGATCAAACCAAAGACCCTGTGATAAAGATTGAAGCCCAGTCCTTGTCAGAGAAGGTGGGATCATATTGCTTCAGCATCTGTACAGTGGTGTGGCATGACATCTTGAGACAGATCCAACATGTGAGCAAGCTAATGCAGTCTCTCAGTATGCATGTGGATGTTGCAGTCAGTCTtctcagaaagacagagaggtctCAGCAGCTACAGGGCAACAGGCTTTATGACTGCACAAACGTCAGCCAAGGATATTGTGAGGGTATGAATGTAGAGGCCGTTCTACAAGAAAAAGGGCTGAGGTCCACAAAGCGGCACTTTTCATACGGATCATTTGATGAGCCTTTGAGTGATGTCCTGAAGAAGCTGGAGGTGACATTTTTCAATGTCATTGTTGATGTTGCAACCTCAGCTCTTCAGGAAAGATTTTCCACATTGGAAAATGTGGGAGAGAAGTTTGGAGTGCTGTCAACCTTCCAAAGTCTCTCAAATGAGGAGCTGACAGAACAATGTGAGGCCCTCAGTGTAACACTGCactataaaaaacactcagaCTTGGATGGCAGAGAGCTTGCACAGGAACTGAAGAACTTGCCTGACTTGCCATCAAAGACCATGACCCTACTTGAGCTGCTGATATTAATACATGAAAGGAAGCTCTCAGAATTGTATCCACATTTGTAG